From Paracoccus suum, the proteins below share one genomic window:
- a CDS encoding penicillin-binding protein 1A yields MFRFVLSFIGAIFSWFVTGAVFLALIIGAIFWMFSRDLPSHEQLAQYSPKTISRIYSAEGKLMDEFAEERRIFQPIDEIPDSVKQAFVSAEDKNFYHHHGYDPRGMAGAFAQALRGGAMRGASTITQQVMKNFLLSSDRSIERKVKELILATRLERTLSKDQILELYLNEIFLGQNSFGVAAASQSYFNKTLDQLAPHEAAMLAAMPQAPSRSVIRDRERITERRNYVLREMWQNGYLTQATYEAEARLPMRTVQAGDYPAFRDSLPPRDYFTDEIRRQLSQQFGEEEFFSGGLQIRATVEPELQQIAADALRTALESYDRGLGVWRGTGRAIAADKLGREESWRGALYATPVPRDIPGWHPAVVLALNDTDARLGIEGIEEDADGHWLPAKDVQWARKRGANGKLGPRAKTASDLLSVGDVVLVRAMTEDGSGKFIRWTLRQVPAIQGGFMAMDVNSGRVYAMQGGFSYQSSVFNRATQAQRQPGSSFKPFVYAAALDNNYTPATIVADEPITVNTPQGLWAPKNSGGGFYGPTPLRTGIEQSRNLMTIRIAQDIGMKVVAKYAEKFGVYDHLSPFLANALGAQETTLFKMVAAYAMFANGGERVEPTLVDRVQDRRGRTIYRHDKRVCQTCDQPALPPGMAPQITSDRERVMDAVTAYQLTSMMEGVVKRGSGKGVRLPVPVAGKTGTTNDAKDVWFIGYTSNMVAGCYLGYDQPRSLGQHAFGGTLCVPVFNAFMKKAIQKYGGTRFRVPPGGHFVKIDRHSGARLSDNATGDNVIAEYFRNGSDPNWSAPARIVDGGFQRTPGVLPARADGDGGAQQITTSTGKKKVIPKKADFGTISSGGLY; encoded by the coding sequence TTGTTTCGTTTTGTACTGTCCTTCATCGGGGCGATCTTTTCATGGTTCGTCACCGGCGCCGTATTTCTGGCGCTGATCATCGGCGCGATCTTCTGGATGTTCTCGCGCGACCTGCCCAGTCACGAGCAGTTGGCGCAGTACAGCCCCAAGACCATCAGCCGGATCTATTCGGCCGAGGGCAAGCTGATGGACGAATTCGCCGAGGAACGGCGGATCTTCCAGCCGATCGACGAGATCCCTGATTCAGTCAAGCAGGCCTTCGTCAGCGCCGAGGACAAGAACTTCTACCACCACCACGGCTATGACCCGCGCGGCATGGCGGGGGCCTTTGCGCAGGCCCTGCGGGGCGGCGCGATGCGCGGCGCCTCGACCATCACCCAGCAGGTGATGAAGAACTTCCTGCTGTCGAGCGACCGCAGCATCGAGCGCAAGGTCAAGGAACTGATCCTCGCCACCCGGCTGGAGCGCACGCTGTCCAAGGACCAGATCCTCGAACTGTACCTGAACGAAATTTTCCTCGGCCAGAACAGCTTTGGCGTGGCTGCCGCCTCGCAAAGCTATTTCAACAAGACCCTCGACCAGTTGGCGCCGCACGAGGCGGCGATGCTGGCGGCCATGCCTCAGGCCCCGTCGCGCAGCGTGATCCGCGACCGCGAGCGCATCACCGAACGGCGCAACTACGTGCTGCGCGAGATGTGGCAGAACGGCTATTTGACCCAGGCGACCTACGAGGCCGAGGCCCGCCTGCCGATGCGCACCGTCCAGGCCGGCGATTATCCCGCCTTCCGTGACAGCCTGCCGCCACGCGATTATTTCACCGACGAGATCCGCCGCCAGTTGAGCCAGCAATTCGGCGAAGAGGAATTCTTCAGCGGCGGCCTGCAGATCCGCGCGACGGTCGAGCCCGAGTTGCAGCAGATCGCTGCGGACGCCCTGCGCACGGCGCTCGAGAGCTATGACCGCGGCCTCGGCGTCTGGCGCGGGACCGGCCGGGCCATCGCCGCCGACAAGCTGGGCCGCGAGGAAAGCTGGCGCGGCGCCCTCTATGCGACGCCGGTGCCGCGCGACATTCCCGGTTGGCACCCGGCCGTGGTGCTGGCGCTGAACGACACCGACGCGCGCCTCGGGATCGAGGGGATCGAGGAGGACGCAGACGGCCACTGGCTGCCCGCCAAGGACGTGCAGTGGGCGCGGAAGCGGGGTGCCAACGGCAAGCTGGGGCCGCGCGCCAAGACCGCGAGCGATCTGCTGTCGGTCGGCGACGTGGTCCTGGTGCGCGCCATGACCGAGGACGGCAGCGGCAAGTTCATCCGCTGGACCCTGCGCCAGGTACCGGCGATTCAGGGCGGCTTCATGGCGATGGACGTCAACAGCGGCCGCGTTTACGCGATGCAGGGCGGGTTCAGCTACCAGTCCTCGGTGTTCAATCGCGCGACCCAGGCCCAGCGCCAGCCTGGCAGCTCGTTCAAGCCGTTCGTCTATGCCGCGGCACTCGACAACAACTACACCCCCGCGACCATCGTTGCGGACGAGCCGATCACCGTGAACACGCCCCAGGGCCTGTGGGCGCCCAAGAACTCGGGCGGCGGGTTTTACGGACCCACGCCGCTGCGCACCGGCATCGAGCAATCGCGCAACCTGATGACGATCCGCATCGCGCAGGACATCGGGATGAAGGTCGTCGCGAAATATGCCGAAAAGTTCGGCGTCTACGATCACCTCTCACCGTTCCTCGCCAACGCGCTCGGGGCGCAGGAAACGACGCTGTTCAAGATGGTCGCGGCCTATGCCATGTTTGCCAATGGCGGCGAGCGGGTCGAGCCGACGCTGGTTGACCGCGTGCAGGACCGTCGCGGCCGCACCATCTATCGCCACGACAAACGCGTGTGCCAGACTTGCGATCAGCCGGCGCTGCCGCCCGGCATGGCGCCACAGATCACCTCGGACCGCGAGCGGGTGATGGACGCGGTGACCGCCTACCAGTTGACCTCGATGATGGAGGGTGTGGTCAAGCGCGGCTCGGGCAAGGGCGTCCGCCTTCCGGTTCCTGTTGCCGGCAAGACCGGCACCACCAACGACGCCAAGGACGTATGGTTCATCGGCTATACCAGCAACATGGTTGCGGGCTGCTACCTTGGCTACGACCAGCCGCGCAGCCTGGGCCAGCACGCCTTTGGCGGCACGCTGTGCGTTCCTGTGTTCAACGCCTTCATGAAGAAGGCCATACAGAAATATGGTGGCACCCGATTCCGCGTCCCGCCCGGCGGTCACTTCGTCAAGATCGACCGCCACAGCGGCGCGCGTCTGTCCGACAACGCCACCGGCGACAACGTGATCGCCGAATATTTCCGCAACGGCAGCGATCCCAACTGGTCAGCGCCGGCGCGGATCGTCGATGGCGGATTCCAGCGAACACCCGGGGTGCTACCGGCGCGTGCCGATGGCGACGGCGGCGCGCAACAAATCACTACCTCGACGGGGAAGAAAAAGGTCATCCCCAAGAAGGCCGATTTCGGGACAATCTCCTCGGGTGGCTTGTACTGA
- a CDS encoding DUF4893 domain-containing protein, whose product MKLMPLAAALLGALPVHAAEVTWRADDLRRLEQLDAASGQALREAFAKGAPADVADLVEALRGPADNSGAEALAGDWTCRTFKLGGDLGLVAYPPFKCRGTPAEDGVMFEKLTGSQRVRGLVQRGPDGALLLAGVGYIAGDTPPEYGALPAEIDPAASPQILAAPGVVEVTGGGSARILFPLPMVESTLDILQLSR is encoded by the coding sequence ATGAAATTGATGCCCCTTGCTGCCGCGCTGCTGGGCGCCTTGCCCGTCCATGCCGCAGAGGTCACCTGGCGCGCCGACGACCTGCGCAGGCTGGAACAGCTGGATGCCGCATCGGGCCAAGCCCTGCGCGAGGCGTTCGCCAAGGGGGCGCCAGCCGATGTGGCCGATCTGGTCGAGGCATTGCGCGGTCCGGCCGATAACTCCGGCGCCGAGGCACTGGCCGGCGACTGGACCTGCCGGACCTTCAAGCTGGGCGGCGATCTGGGACTTGTCGCCTACCCGCCGTTCAAATGCCGGGGCACGCCGGCGGAAGACGGCGTCATGTTCGAGAAACTGACCGGCTCGCAGCGTGTGCGCGGACTGGTGCAGCGTGGCCCGGATGGCGCGTTGTTGCTGGCTGGCGTCGGCTATATCGCTGGCGACACCCCGCCGGAATATGGCGCTCTGCCGGCCGAGATCGACCCGGCCGCCTCCCCGCAGATCCTCGCCGCGCCCGGAGTTGTCGAAGTCACAGGCGGCGGCAGCGCTCGCATCCTTTTCCCGCTGCCGATGGTGGAATCGACGCTGGACATTCTGCAGCTGTCGCGGTGA
- the prfB gene encoding peptide chain release factor 2: MRAETEATVDAIEKSLKLLAQRMDWDTAPHRLEEMNAMIEDGDLWSDPARAQKLMRERQMLHDAVETYRRIGQNLRDNVELIEMGEVEGDAEIITEAEASLKALAAEAAQKELEALLNGEADGNDTFLEINAGAGGTESCDWASMLARMYVRWAEKKGYTVELQSETAGDEAGIRSASYKISGPNAYGWLKSESGVHRLVRISPYDSAARRHTSFSSVWVYPVVDDNIEIVVPDSEIRIDTYRSSGAGGQHVNTTDSAVRITHLPTGIVVTSSMKSQHQNREIAMNALKSRLYQQELDRRNAAVNAQHEAKGDAGWGNQIRSYVLQPYQMVKDLRTSVETSDTQGVLDGDLDAFMAATLALDVSGKSRAEANAED; encoded by the coding sequence ATGCGCGCCGAGACCGAAGCCACCGTCGATGCCATCGAAAAGTCGCTCAAGCTTCTGGCGCAGCGGATGGACTGGGACACCGCGCCCCACCGTCTGGAAGAGATGAACGCCATGATCGAGGATGGCGATCTGTGGTCCGACCCGGCCCGTGCGCAAAAGCTGATGCGCGAGCGCCAGATGCTGCATGACGCCGTCGAAACCTATCGCCGCATTGGCCAGAACCTGCGCGACAATGTCGAGCTGATCGAGATGGGCGAGGTTGAGGGCGACGCCGAGATCATCACCGAGGCCGAGGCCTCGCTGAAGGCCCTGGCCGCCGAAGCCGCCCAGAAAGAGCTGGAGGCGCTGCTGAACGGCGAGGCCGACGGCAACGACACCTTCCTTGAAATCAACGCCGGCGCCGGCGGCACGGAAAGCTGCGACTGGGCCTCGATGTTGGCGCGCATGTATGTCCGCTGGGCCGAGAAAAAGGGCTACACGGTCGAGTTGCAGTCCGAAACCGCGGGCGACGAAGCCGGCATCCGCAGCGCCTCCTATAAGATCAGCGGCCCGAATGCCTACGGCTGGCTGAAGTCTGAAAGCGGCGTGCACCGGTTGGTCCGCATCAGCCCCTATGACAGTGCAGCGCGCCGCCACACCAGCTTTTCTAGCGTCTGGGTCTATCCGGTTGTCGACGACAATATCGAGATCGTGGTGCCCGACAGTGAGATCAGGATCGATACCTATCGCAGCTCTGGCGCGGGCGGGCAGCACGTCAACACCACCGACTCGGCCGTGCGCATCACCCACCTGCCGACCGGGATCGTCGTGACCAGCAGCATGAAATCGCAGCACCAGAACCGCGAGATCGCGATGAACGCGCTGAAATCGCGGCTCTACCAGCAGGAGCTTGATCGCCGCAACGCCGCCGTCAACGCCCAGCACGAGGCCAAGGGCGATGCCGGCTGGGGCAACCAGATCCGCAGCTACGTGCTGCAGCCCTACCAGATGGTAAAGGACCTGCGCACCTCGGTGGAAACCTCGGACACGCAGGGCGTCTTGGACGGCGACCTTGACGCTTTCATGGCGGCGACACTGGCGCTGGACGTCTCTGGCAAAAGCCGGGCCGAGGCCAACGCCGAGGACTGA
- a CDS encoding DUF2237 family protein has product MIEPSINVLGGQLQPCSNRPLTGFYRNGCCDTGTGDHGSHTVCVTVTAEFLAVSRYLGNDLSTPQPGFGFEGLQPGDRWCLCASRFLQAAQEFAAPQVVLEATHARALDILPMELLRAHATPSAGDNAKDET; this is encoded by the coding sequence ATGATCGAACCCTCAATCAATGTGCTCGGCGGCCAGCTGCAGCCCTGCTCGAACCGGCCGCTGACGGGATTTTACCGCAACGGCTGCTGCGACACCGGCACCGGCGATCACGGCAGCCATACGGTTTGCGTGACCGTCACGGCCGAGTTCCTGGCCGTCTCGCGCTATCTGGGCAATGATCTCAGCACCCCGCAGCCCGGTTTCGGCTTCGAGGGACTGCAGCCGGGGGACCGTTGGTGCCTGTGCGCCTCGCGCTTCCTGCAGGCCGCGCAGGAATTCGCCGCGCCCCAGGTGGTGCTGGAGGCGACACACGCAAGGGCGCTGGACATTCTGCCGATGGAGTTGCTGCGCGCCCATGCTACGCCCTCTGCCGGCGATAATGCGAAGGACGAGACATGA
- a CDS encoding phosphatase PAP2 family protein — protein MSDEEKLPPKASQQKVEAAVEEVTETDDDAGIVERVHAADVAASVTAGEYRETPLIKGLGFLSEISDQPPAFTLAGLAAVGGVLAGRPRLAEAGFRCLASLGVATASKAVLKAFIVRTRPFVLMERGHYETGLNGPNDGPWNSFPSGHTANAVAAACALSRVSPENAPLLSAAAVGIGAIQVPRGAHHPVDVVAGAMVGWAAEAVVNAAWQRLFPPRQGPRRRS, from the coding sequence ATGAGCGATGAGGAAAAGCTGCCACCCAAGGCGAGCCAGCAAAAGGTGGAGGCTGCCGTCGAGGAGGTGACGGAGACCGACGACGACGCCGGCATTGTCGAGCGCGTCCATGCCGCCGATGTCGCGGCCTCGGTCACGGCCGGCGAATATCGCGAAACTCCTCTGATCAAGGGCCTCGGGTTTCTCAGCGAGATCAGCGACCAGCCGCCGGCCTTCACGCTTGCCGGTCTCGCGGCCGTCGGCGGCGTTCTGGCCGGTCGCCCGCGGCTGGCCGAGGCTGGCTTTCGCTGCCTCGCCTCCCTTGGCGTTGCGACCGCAAGCAAGGCTGTTCTCAAGGCGTTCATTGTCCGCACCCGGCCCTTCGTGCTGATGGAGCGTGGACATTACGAGACCGGCCTGAACGGGCCAAATGACGGGCCGTGGAATAGCTTTCCGTCAGGACATACTGCCAACGCTGTCGCGGCGGCGTGCGCATTGTCACGGGTCAGCCCGGAAAACGCCCCGCTGCTGAGCGCGGCGGCAGTCGGAATCGGTGCAATCCAGGTACCGCGCGGTGCGCATCACCCAGTCGACGTGGTGGCGGGGGCGATGGTCGGCTGGGCGGCAGAGGCGGTCGTGAATGCTGCCTGGCAACGGCTCTTCCCGCCGCGCCAAGGTCCGCGGCGACGCAGCTAG